The window ACTCTTAATGGTTGTCCTTGAATTGCTTGCTAACCACTTGTCGTATGCATCGATTTGGATCGTAAATCGCAGGAACTCTATCGAAACTACAAAAGATAGCAGCTGCAGATGTTCTACTGCGCATTCTGCAATTTGAGATTTATATTGTCTCACCAATCAATGTAAACAGATTTCCTTCGGATCGAATATGGTTTAGACGATGATGTCTCATAGTGTGTCAGGATTACGATGAAAAAGTCCGGTTTGCGCCTCTCGGGCTTATCGTTATGGATAATTCCGGTGGAGATATCGTCGATCTGAGAAGCATCATTTCTCTCTCAGGGTGTGCGATTAAGATCCAAGCAAGAAGTCCGGGGCGATTCAGAGCATATTCTAGTACGTGGCCTGTTTGCTGCTCGGTAGATAACTCTGAGGTGGAGTTGAATTACGATCCTAACAACGGGTTACTGAGTTTTCATCTTTCAGATGCCCACTACAAGAACAGCTTTAGCTATGTTAGGATTAAGTATCTCAAGTTTCGCAGACCAAGTtccaatctttcttagtttttgcCATGGCTCTAATTCCATTTGATCTATGATTGAACAGAACATTACCAGATGAATGAATCATCAAATTCTATACCATGAAAGGTGGTCAGAAATGAGCATCGACATGCTCTGTTTTCCTCGACTACATGCCAATTATTGTTCCCTTGCCaattattgagagagagagagagagagatcagggaATAGCCTTGGCGCTGGTGACGAGctctacagagagagagagagagagagatcagggaATAGCCTTGGCGCTGGTGACGAGCTTAAACCACTGGCTCCCAGGATCGCAGTTGGCGTCGTCGCGGAGGCACTTGCATGGATTTGTGACGACGCCGTTCTGGCCGACGTCCAAGCACAGGGTGCTGCCGTCACCGGGCAACGTGGTCGACACATGCATCCCCGAGTCCGAGACCAGATCCCAGGAGGAGCCCGAGTCGCTGCAGCTGTCGAACTTTACAGGCTTCCCTGATCCGGTGGCGCTCACGCACAACGATGAATCTACGGATGTCAAGGTCCGCTGCTGGGTGTAGTGGAATGCTTGCATGTTGCCGTCGCAGGGACCAAAATCGAGCGTGTGGAATGTCAAGGAGCCCTGTCTGACGCAGAGCCCGGTGGATGGGTGGAGGATGATGACATAGGGAGGAGTTTTGGAGACGCCAGGACCTGTATCGAACATTTGGATCGCACAGTTTGTATCCGCTTTAAGCATTGGATCCAAGAAGAGGGGTTCGTCGAGTACCTTGAAATGGCTGTTGCACCGCTCGAACTTTCTGTAGCACAGTCTGGTTTCTGACGCCGGCCCAGTCATATGTTAGCATTCCATAGGACTCCCCCTTGTCGACGACGCCTTCTCGGAGGTAGTAACTCCCTTGCAAGGTCCACAGCGCCCAGTCCACGTCCTTGTCTGCTAAAAACGCCAGGATGCAACCGAAGTAGCGGTTGTCGTTCAGGTTGCCGCCTTGTTGGTCCACTCCATACTCGCTGACGAAAAGCGGCAGCTGCCGGTCCAGCAGAAACCCCGCCCTGGTGTTCACGCTCCCGGAGATGCTTCCGCAGACGTTGTTGGGGTTGCCCTTGACCCATGCGTCGCCGTTGCTGAAGGCGTACCAGTGCAGCTCGAAGACGAGCTTCCGCTGGAAGCTCACATCGACCTGCCTGCTCGCCAGGAAGCTCAGGTCGTTGTCGAAGCTGAGGCCGGATAGCACGATGAGCACGTCTTGGTTGGCGCCGTGCACGGCCTCCGCGCCCTTCTGCATGTACCTGAAGGAGGAGGAGAATTAGGAAGAGTGGGAAGGGAGCGGAAGGATGACGACGCGAAATGACGGTGACGTACGTGAACCAGTCGTCCACGTTCTGTCGTCGACCTCTGAGCTCGTTCCGCAGGCTCATGCCGACCACGTTGGGGGTTCCTTTGAACATCGTCGCCATTTTTATTAGGCCTTGATACCACACATTAGGATCGAAATAAGTGTCTCCGAAGAAGCCATTGCCATCGGAGTTGCTGCAGCACCACCCTGGCTTGCTGATGTGGTTGTCCAGTATCACCATTATATTGTTCGCTCCAAGCTTGGCAACCACAGCCTGCTCAGTTCTCTCGGGGATTAGGGAAAAAAAGGGTCTATATATACACAATATACATTTATTGGGTCAAAAGAAAGGGCATTTGAACCCTGACACATCGGATCTGTGAAAGGTGATGTGCTTTCTGCTGTTCTTGTCCTTGGTTCATGACGATCGTGCATGTTACCGAATGCATTCGAGGAGAAACTTGACGAACTGTggctgaagagagagagagagagagagagagagggtcacCTTGTAGGCTTGGAGGAGGTTGAGGTCCACGAAAGTGGGGTTGTGGAGGGCGATGAGGGGGATGGTGGCGTCGAGGCCGGCTCTCTCGAAGGACTGCCGGACGGTGAGGGAGGCCAGTGACTCGTCGGTGAGCAGGAAGGTGGGGTAAGTGAGCCGGACGCAGTTGAAGCCCATGAGGTGGATATTCCACGTGATGCTCGCCAGTGGTTGCTTGGACAAGCCCTCCGGCAGCATCAGCTCCAAGTGCGACGGCCAGTTCACGCAGGCGAGCTTGACGCGCCTGCCGGAGGCGTCCACGATCCACCGGCCGTCCGTGAAGAGGGGAGAGGCGGCGGCGAGGTCGTGCAAGGTTGCATGGAGGATTAGACAGATAAGTAGAGGGCCGAGGAAGGAAGATGGCGGCCTCATTTTTTCGGGTTGTGGCAGGTGAAGCGTAGGATTGTTGCAGCAGCAGACCGAGATTTCGATCGTGCATATTTATAGAGGAACACAATACACTGAGACAGAATAgacaatttaaattatttttttttctaaaatatactttttaagaaatgatattttttttagagaaaaaaaatattttcatcacaTTTAAATTATGAGAAAACATAGAATATATAATTTGCTTTCTTTGAAGACATCCATCGACGTAGAACGAGTTCGTGTCCCATGAGAAAACAAAGGAaatccttttattatgataataaaataaataaataaataaataaaaggaagaaataacaacaacaacaacaacaataataataatatggtaAACAAATGAAAACGGTACGCATAGCAAAAAAGTACGAAGAGAACATACCACCGGAAGAAAATATGTGGGTGACTCATCATTTTTGAACTTATCAAAATATATTCACTAACCTTTTATaagcacaaaagaaaggaaaatgttACAGCAGAGaagataaaaatcaaaatcaagttTTCATTTACTTTCTATTTAATTTAGAAAACTTCGCTATATGACAACTTATGGGAATTGCAATACACCACTAAGGTAATAAAAAATTACAGATAAAAAAATGATCTAAATGATCTTGCATTAATTCACTtaccaaaaacttgaagaacacctTAGATTTCAAAAAAGATACAAAGAAAATGCTTATTAATTGTGCTCCAGTGACTCGGTttccaaacttttttttttgttaaggtTAAAAATTGATCCAACATCACGCAACAGTGATTTGGAATCAAACTTCCTCCTACCTCACAACAAGAATAACTCATTATTGATGAACTTCTCTAGTGTATTCTGGTTTGCGGGGTAAAACTGCATGAACTTTCCAATGTTAGTCTGACACACAATGTGCAGTAGAGTTAATATGGTAGAAACTAAATCCACCTACTCCTATAACAGAACTCAATTTGGGACTAAATCTGGAATGTGACAGCAGAGATCTAATTCAAGGCAGGGAGGAATAGGATCCATAGGAACTGAAAAGAACTCCCGACACTGCTATCTTTGGCTCAACTAGGTTTCCACTAGCAGAGTGACCATGGGAGGAAGTATGCATACCTTGCTTAGTCAACGTTGAAGCAGCAGTTCCACTAAGTGACATATCTTGTTAGTAACCTGCACAAAAAAGCACAGGATACAATATATTTTCACTTGAAATT of the Musa acuminata AAA Group cultivar baxijiao chromosome BXJ2-10, Cavendish_Baxijiao_AAA, whole genome shotgun sequence genome contains:
- the LOC103969775 gene encoding glycosyl hydrolase 5 family protein-like, translated to MRPPSSFLGPLLICLILHATLHDLAAASPLFTDGRWIVDASGRRVKLACVNWPSHLELMLPEGLSKQPLASITWNIHLMGFNCVRLTYPTFLLTDESLASLTVRQSFERAGLDATIPLIALHNPTFVDLNLLQAYKAVVAKLGANNIMVILDNHISKPGWCCSNSDGNGFFGDTYFDPNVWYQGLIKMATMFKGTPNVVGMSLRNELRGRRQNVDDWFTYMQKGAEAVHGANQDVLIVLSGLSFDNDLSFLASRQVDVSFQRKLVFELHWYAFSNGDAWVKGNPNNVCGSISGSVNTRAGFLLDRQLPLFVSEYGVDQQGGNLNDNRYFGCILAFLADKDVDWALWTLQGSYYLREGVVDKGESYGMLTYDWAGVRNQTVLQKVRAVQQPFQGPGVSKTPPYVIILHPSTGLCVRQGSLTFHTLDFGPCDGNMQAFHYTQQRTLTSVDSSLCVSATGSGKPVKFDSCSDSGSSWDLVSDSGMHVSTTLPGDGSTLCLDVGQNGVVTNPCKCLRDDANCDPGSQWFKLVTSAKAIP